The following DNA comes from Cellulomonas soli.
GTCGGCTGCGCGCCGGGGGCCGCGTCGGCCGCCGCCAGCCGGGCCGCGAACGCCCGCAGCGCCTCGTGGTCGTCCGGCCGCAACCGGTCGCCGGTCGCGTGCACCCACACGGGCGCGTGCGGGTGCGCCCTCGCGGCCGCGACGCGCGCCAGACCGTCCGGACCGAGGGTGGGCCAGCGTTCGTCGTCGCCCAGCACGGCCGCACCCATCGCCGCGTACTCCGAGAGCACCGGGTCGGGCACGACGGCAGGGGGCGTGCCGTCGCCCTCAGTAGTTCGCATACTGCGCTGCCGCCTCCTTGGCCCGCTGCTCGGCGAGCCGGCGGGCCAGCTCCTCGGCCTGCCGCTGCTCCTGCGCCAGCGCAGCGACCAGGTGCCTCTGGTGCACGCTGCTCACGGCGAACCAGCGGTCGGACGCCAGCTCGTCGTCCTCGCCGGCCGGAAGGAGCCCGCCCGAGGCCAGGAACGCACGTGCCAGCTCCTCGCGTCCTTCTGCGTCACCCACCCAGGCCGCGGACGGGCGCAGCCCGGCCAGGGCGCGCGGCACCTGCGCGAGCACCCCCACGAACCATGCCGCGGCGCCACCTGCGCGACCTGCGGCCGCCACGACACCGGGGTGCCGATGCACCTGGGGGTCCGCCGCGAGCCAGCACACCAGCGCCGCGAGCGCGAGGCGAGAGACGCGCGGGTCGGCGGGCGCCGTCGTCGAGTCGCTCGGCCCCAGGTCCTCGTCCAGCGCCTCGAGGGTCGGGCGCTGGAGCACGCTGCCGTCCAGGAGCAGCGCGACGTCGGCGACGAGCGCCGGGACGTGCAGGCCCGGGTCGAGGACGTCGGACGTCGCCGCGGCCAACAGGTGCAGGAGCACCGCCAGCTCGGGACCGGTCAGGCTCGGGCCCTCGATCACCGACGGCGGCAGCCGGTTCGACGTCATCGTGCTCCTCCTGCCGACGTGCGCGATCCCCAGGTGCGACGGGCGAACGCCCGCGCGAACGCCACCAGGTCGTCCTCGGTGCGGACATCGTGCACGTCGAACCCCGGGGCCATCTGCTCGAACCCGGCGACCGACGCGCGCGGCACGTCGAGGAGCAGCGTGCCGCCACCCTCCGCCGCCTCGAGGGCCCGTGCGGCCAGCGGCAGGTCGACGACCTGCTTCTCGGCCGGGTCCCACGCGGTGAACATGGTGCTGACCCCGTCGTCCGAGACCACCGCCAGGTGGGTCGGTCCACGCCGGGTCGGCCGCCTGCCGTCACCGCCGAGGTGCGTCCGCGCCAGGAGACCGAGCGGGAACGACGTCCCGCCGCCGAAGTGCGCCACGATCGCTCTGAGCACCACCGTCGCGTCGCGGGTGAACCCGTCGGTGCCGGCGATCTGCTGCGGACCGCTCCAGGTCGTCGCCTGCACCCACGCACCCGCCCGCAACGCCGACAGCGCGAGAACCGCACCGCCCAGGGCCACGGCCGACCGGTGCCGCTTCGGGTCGGGCATGGAGCCGGACGAGTCCAGGTAGAGGTCGAGGTCGAGCGGACGACGCTCGGGCTCGGCCGCGTCGTCCTCCAGGAGCTCGCGGCGTCGGGTCGTGCGCCCGGGCAGGACCACGGGCGATGCCGCGACGGTGGCGACCCAGTCGATGTCGCCGAGGTCCTCGCCCACCGACCAGTCCTCGAGCCCGCCGAGCAGCGGCTCCGGGGACCGGTGGCTCACCCTCTCCGGGAAGCGGACCAGGTGCGGCGCCGCATGCTCGCGGTACCAGGCCACCGCGACGTCCTCGAGCGTGCTGCGCGAGCCCAGGGCGGCCAGCACGGCATGGAGCTCGGCGGGAAGCAGGGTGTTGCCACGTGAGCCGGCCGACGGGCTCGCGGCCGTGTCCGGGGCGGTGCCCGAGACCCCGGCATCCGCTGCGTCGTCAGCGGGCGGCTGCGGGGCGTCGGGCAGCGCCGCACCGACCACGGCCGGGTCGAGCGCCGGGTGCACGACCGGAGCCGCGAGCGAGTCGTCCGAGGCCAGGCCGTACGGGACATCGGTTCCCGTGCAGGCATCCGCGCACAGGAACGCGGTCCGCGGCCGTCCGGAGGTCAGGGCTTCGACCGGGAAGGCGTTGCGCACCAGGCTCGCGAACCCGCCGGCGCCCGCGACCGGGTCCCGACCGTAGGCACGCACCAGCTTGGCCAGGAGGTTCGCATGGTCCTCTCCGACCGGGGCCGGACCCGCCAGCGCGCCACGTCGCAGCCCCCACAGGATCTCGCACGCCCGCAGCACGAGCGCCATCACCGGGTCGTGCGGCGGCCCGAGGGTGCGCCACACGGCGGCCAGGTCCACCCCGGCCCGTCGCTGCAACCGGTCGTTGATGAGCAGGTCGGTCCAGAGGTTCGCGACGCCCGAGACCTGGTCGTCGAGGTCCACCAGACCCGCACGCACCCGCGCGGCGATCCGGACGGCGGAACGCCTGTCCGCGGGGGCGAGCAGGTGGTGCCCGACCTCGTGCGCGAGGATCGCGACGGCGTGGTCTCCGAGCCCGAGCCGCGCGACCTGCGCGAGGTCGATGTGCACCTCGACCGTCGCCGTGTCGTACCAGGCGAAGGACGGTGCCGAGCCGTCCAGGTCCGCATCCGCGTGCAGCACCGGGGCGTGCATGCGTGAGGTGCGGCCCCAGGCACCCAGAGCCTGCGGCCACGCCTGCTCCCACCGGCCGACCAGCGCGGGATCGACGGCGCTCACACCGTCACCGCCCTCTCGGCGAGCGCCCGGGCGCCTGCGTCGCCCAGTCGGACCACGTCGACCGCGTACGAGTGGGCCCGGCTGACCAGGACCGTGCCGGCGCGCGCGCCGTCGGGCACCAGCCCGGTGACGTCGTCCTGCCAGGGCACGGGCAGTGAGCAGCCCACGGGCGCCCGCTCGTCGAGGGCGGGCGGGACGTTCCCGAGCGGGACGAGCGCGTGACCGTGCACGTCGACGACCAACGCCCACGCCGCACCGTCGGCCCGCACCGCCCATCCGGTGGGTCCGCCCGCCACGGCCAGCGGGCGCTCGAACCACGGCCCGCCGAGCACGCGGGAGCCCCCGGCGCGCAGGACGACCCCGGGCTCCTCCCGCAGGCCGGGCCAGCTCCACCGGTCCGCCCGGTGTGCGGCGAGCACGGCCGGGACGTCGGCGTCAGGCTCCAGCGCGAGCACGGCACGGGCCAGGGTGCCCGGCAGCCGGGCGGCGGCGTCCAGCGCCGCGATGCGATAGCGGGCGAGCCCGGCGCGCCACGCGGCGACCAGCACCGCGTCCCGCACCTGCTCGACGGTCGTGGCCTCGGGGGCGCGGCCGAGCAGGTGCGCCCACAGGTCCAGGTTCGCCCCGCGTTGCACGGCAGGGGCCGCGGCGACCAGGGTCCGCACCGTCGCGGCGGGCTGGTGCGCGCACCACGCCGGCAGCGTGACCAGGATCTCCTCGACCACGCGCCTCTCGGGTCGACCGGGGCGCCACCGGGCACCGACCGTGAGATCCAGGACGGTCGCGACGAGCGCGACGACCAGCTCACCCCCCTCCGGTTCGGGCAGCTCCGCCACGAGCGGATCGACGAACGGGCCGAGGTCCACGAGCGCCGTCCGCACCAGCACGGCGTCGACGCCGCGCTCGTGCGCGGAGCGCAGGAGGGTCTCGACGTCCGTGCTGTGCGCCGCGAGCGCACGCCCGTACGCAGACGTGCGCTCGACGGAGCGCACAGGGCTGCTCACCGCCCGCCCCACCCGAGCCAGCGCAGGTAGCCGGAGTAGCGCTGGTGCGCGTACTTGAGCGCGAGCGCGTCCTCGTACACGTGCCCGTGCAGCTTGGTGGCGTCCTGCCAGCCGGCGAGCAGGCCCTCGATGTGCGCGAGCCGGCGGCGCACCTCCTGCTCAGGCAGGTCGTCCAGGCCCACGGCGAGCTCGGCCAGCACCTGACCGACCGGGTCGTCGGTGTCGAGGCCCTCGGCGTCGTACTGACGGCACGCGGTGTCGAACAGGTCGCGCAGCCAGGACACCCGGTCGGTACGCAAGGGACCACGCTCGGGGTCGTCGAACGCCGGCGACTCCAGGTCGGGCTGCACCTTGTCGTGCAGCACGAACGGCAGCACGGCGCGCAGGTCGTCGAGCGTGACCTGCGCGTCACCCCGGAAGTAGGCCATGGCCTTGGCGTAGAGGATGAGCGACTGCAGCGCCCGCACCGAGAGCCCGTTGAGCGTCTGGGCGCCGATGTCGGCGAGCTTGTCCCGGCCGGTGTCCTGCAGGGCGATGTCGTGCGGGTCGACCCCTGCGAGCCGGGCGGTGTCCTTGGTCCGGTACTCCAGCTGGCGGGCGGCGGGCTCGAGCAGCTCGAGCTGCGCGGCGAAGAACTCGAGCCGTCGACGCACGGGCTGCGGCAGTGGCACGGCGACGACCTGCCGGTGCAGCCGGGCGTGCTCGTCGGCGTCGAACACGATGGCGGCCGGCACGTTCTCCTCGGGCCGCAGGCCTCGCTCGGCACGCAGCACCAGGTCGTCCAGGAAGCGCGAGTTGAACGACAGCGCCTTCACGACCACGTCGATGCGATCCCGCAACGCGTCGACGACCTGGTAGGTGCCGCCACCCGCGTCGTCGTTCGCCGTGAGGTACCAGGCGGCCGCGCGGGTCTCGTAGACCTGGTCGAAGACCTCGACGTACCCGTCGGCCAGCACCGTCAGGAGCGCGGACTGCGTCCGCGTGGGGATGCGGTTGTACTCGTCGACGATCTTCACGCGCCGGCCCAGCCAGGACCGCCAGGCCACGTCGATGTCCTCCAGGCGCTCCGCGGCGACGAGGTCGCGTGGCAGCGGTGTGCCGAACATGTCCTGCACGGTCAGCTGGGGGTGCCCGTGCTGCATCGCCCGCCGCACCTCGCGGACCGGGTAGCCGGCGAGCACGCCCATGAGGATCGCCGAGGCGGTCTTGCCGCGACCCGGTCCGCCGACGAGCAGGCAGCGGCCCCGCACGGCGAACGTGAGCAACGGCAGCAGCGCGAACGAGGAGTACGACTGGTCGGTGGGCAGCTCGACCTCGGCCTTGGAGTCCCCCAGCCGGAAGACCGTGCGCGGCCGCGACGGGTCGTGGAACTCCACGTCGTAGTGCGGGCTGATGATCGCGTGGTTGACCATCCAGAAGTAGGCCTGACGCAGCTTCTCGTCGAGCCGGCCCTCGACCTCGGGGCTGCGCGGCTCGCCGAAGAGGTCCTCGACACCCAGCTGGGGCGACAGCTCGGGCTGCTGCTCGGGCGGGAGCTGGGGCTGCTGCTGCGGCGATCGGGGTGCGGGGGTGCGGGTGGGCGCCACGGAGACCTGGCCGAGGCCTCGTCCGTGTGCGGTCGGTCCGGTCATGACGAGTGCCTCTCGGGTGCGGGGACGGTCACGTCGACGTCGTCGCCGTGGTGCTGCACCATCGGCTCGGCGAGCGGGCGGGGTGTGCGCTTCAAGGGGTCGACGAGCTCGATCGCGGCGCGCAGGCGCTCGTCGTGCGAGCCGCGCAGCTCGAACCACGGCGCACCGCCGGCGTCCGCCTGCGCGGCCAGGACCTCGCGGAACCGGGCCTGCATGTCGTGCCGGACGTGCTCGCCGTCGCGCAGCCCGTCCTGCACGAAGGGGATCTCGTCCCCGGTGAGCAGGTAGAGGTCCGGCACGCGACCGGCGGCGAACGCCTGCACGCTCGGCGACGGGGCACCGACGTAGCGCTCGTGCCACAGGGTCGTGGCCAGAGGGTCGGTGTCGCACACGAGCAGGGGCACCGGTGAGCGGGTCGCGGCGTCGTCCTCGAGGCGGGCCTGCTCGCGTGCCACCAGGTCGAACTCGGCCGTGTGCCAGGGCGCCTCCAGCCCGCCGGGCCGCACCGCGCTCCACTCGCGCCCGAACTCGGGCACGGCGGGCAGGCCGTAGTGGGCGGTCAGGGCCTCGGCGAGCGTGGTCGTCCCGGTCGACTCGGCACCGAGGACGACGACCCGGCGGACGTACCAGGCGCGTACCGGCGCCGGCAGCGCCCACCAGTACGCGGCCGGGTCGGCGCGTACCGCGCTGCCCGAGACCGGGGTGCCGCGCCGGCCGGCGTCGACCTGCACCCAGGTCGCGCCGAGCCGGGACGCGAGCTCGGCGCCGTAGGAGTCGGAGGTGAGGACGGCGTCGACCGGGGCGTCGAGCAGGGATCGCATCACCGCGACGTGGGCGTCCCAGGCGCCGTCGTCGGCGTAGTCGACGGGTGCGTCGTCGACGGCGTGCACCACGTGCGCGCCGGGAAGCTCGGCCGCGAGCCATGCGGCGCGCAGCTCGGGCGCCAGGCTCTCCTGCGAGGAGGCCAGGACCTGCACGGTCACCCGGTCGCAGCGGGCCAGCGCCGCCCTGACCAGGGCGAGGTGGCCGGCGTGCGGCGGGTAGAACTTCCCGATGACCAGTCCGTGCCGGAACGGGCGGCTCGCGCTCACGCCAGGACCGCCGGCTCGGGCTCGGCTCCGGTCGGCTCCGCGGGGCTCGAAGCCGCCGGGGCCGGCTCCTGCGCGCGCAGCACCGAGCGCCAGTGCCGCAGGCCCATGACGCAGATGCCGAGGTAGACGACGTACAGCACGGCCGTGAGCACGAGCCCCTGGCTTGCGAACAAGCCGACGAGGAGGACGTCGGTGACGATCCACACCACCCAGCTGCCGATCCACTTGCGGTCGAGCATGACCTGCGCGACGACGCTCGTAGCCGTGGTGAGCGCGTCCAGGAACGGGGTCGCCGAGTCCGTCCAGGTGCCCAGGACCACCGTCAGCCCGACGGTTCCCACCGCGACGCCGATCGCGCCGACGAGCCACGCCAGCGCGGGCGCGCGACGCACGACGAGGGCGCCGCCGTCCCGGCCGCCCCGCAGCCACCAGTACCAGCCGAGCACCCCGAGGACGAGGTAGAGGACCTGGAGCCCGGCGTTCGCGTAGATCCCCGTCTGCCAGAACAGGACGAGGAAGAGCGCGGTGTTGACGAGCCCCACGGGGAAGTTCGCGACGTGCTCGCTGGCCGCCAGCCACACGCATGCCGCACCCGTCACGAAGCCGACGATCTCGATCCAGTCCACGGTCGAGCAGCGTAGAGGCCCTCCTCGGGGCCCCGTGCGGACGGTCCACACCCTCCGATCGCGTGCGCCGGTGGCTACTTCCCCGACGCGTGCCGCCGCACCGGCGGCAGGTCGGACCACGGGAACGTGATCCACCGGTCGGTGCGACGCCACACGTAGTCCGGGTTCACGATCGAGTGCGACTTGGCGTACAGCACCGCGGTGCGCGCCTCCGCGCAGTGCGCGGTCATCAGCCGCTGCACCAGGGCCAGGGTCTCCCCCGTGTCGGCCACGTCGTCGACGACGAGCAGCCGCAGCCCGTGCAGCGCGTCGGTGTCGAGCAGGGGCGGCAGCACGACGGGGTCGGGCAGGCGCTCGTCGACGCCCGTGTAGAACTCGACGTTGAGCGTGCCGACGGCCTTGGTGCCCATCGCGTAGGCGATCGCACCGCCGGGCAGCAGGCCGCCACGGGCGACCGCCACGACCAGGTCGGGCTCGTACCCGGAGTCGACGACCTCCTGGGCCAGCGCGCGGCTCGCCGTGCCGAAGAGGGCCCAGTCGAGGATCTCGCGGTCGTCGGGGAGCTGCTGGCCGGGGGCTGCCTCAGTCGTCGCCATGAGCGCAGGGTACGGGTCGCAGGTTGCTCCGGCGTGAGCGTCACCTCACCCTCGCCGTCGACGAAGGCCTGAGCGACGCAGCGCCGGACGTTGCGAGGAAGGGGTCGAGCCGCCCGCTTGACCTTGACGTAGCGTCAACTCCTAGCGTCGAGACCGCCCAGCCATCGGATGGGCCGCCGCCTGCACCCGGTGATCTGCCGGGTGCCGGGCGGACGCGACGACCGACCCGGAGGCGGCACGCATGGAGGCTTCGATCCAGCAGGTCGCCCGCATGGCCGGGACGACCAGCCGCACGCTGCGCCACTACGACGCCGTCGGGCTGCTGCACCCCAGCAGGGTCGGGCACGGCGGGTACCGCTGGTACGACCAGGACGCGTTGGTCCGGCTGCAGCGGATCCTGCTGCTGCGCGACCTCGGACTCGGGCTGCCCGCCATCCGGCACGTGCTGGAGGACGGGCAGGACGAGGCGACCGCACTGCGTCGGCACCTGCAGCAGCTGCGCGCCGAGCAGGCACGGCTGGCCCGTCAGGTCGCGTCCGTCGAGCGGACGATCACCGCGCGAGAGGGAGGGGCACCGCTGATGCCCGAGGAGATGTTCGACGGCTTCGACCACACCGGCCACGAGCAGGAGGTGACCGAACGCTGGGGCGCCGAGGCGTACCGCGCGGGCGACCACTGGTGGCGCGACCTGGGCGAGGACGGCCGGACCGCGTGGCAGGCACGTGCGGGGGCGCTCGCCCAGGACTGGATCGCGGCCGCGCAGTCCGGCGCCGCCCCGGACGGCGACGTCGCCCAGGCCCTGGCCGCACGGCACGTCGCCTGGCTCGCCACGGTCCCGGGCACGCCGGGCCACGGCTCCGCGCCGGTGCGCGACTACGTCCTCGGCCTGGCCGACCTGTACGTGGACGACCCCCGGTTCACCTCGACCTACGGCGGGACGGCGGGTGCCACGTTCGTCCGCGACAGCCTGCGCGTCCACGTCGGACGCACGCTGTGACGGGCTGACCAAGGGCGACCCGTCGCGACGACCACCCGGCCGGCGCGACGGGTCATGCCCTCAGGCGGCCCTCAGAGCTCGACGTCGACCAGCAGCCCGGACTGCACGGCGCCGGCGAGGTCCTCGTAGGACACCCCGGCGTCGTCGAGCATGTCGAGCAGCGACGTGCCCGACTGCAGCTCGTCGAGCAGCGACTCCGAGTCGGTGCCCAGCAGGTCGGCCAACGCGTCGAACGTGGTCTGCTGCTCGGAGGTGAGCTCACCCGTCAGAGCCCCGCCTGACGGGGGCGGCGGCGGGGGTCCGGCGGGCCCGCGACCCTGGCCCGTGCCCTCGACCAGCGAGGTCACGAAGGACTCGACGTCCCCCGTCGCGCTGATCACCTCGGGGGCGTCCGCGACGAGCGCCGCGACGAGGTCGTCCTTCGACACGCCCTGCGCCTCGGCGAGGTCCGCCAGGGTCTGGCCCTGGTCGAGCGCGGACATCACCTCGTCCGTGGACAGCCCCAGCGTCTCGGCGGCGGTCTCGATGTGCCCGGGGACCCCGGCGGCGCGGCCCGTGCCGGACGTCTGGGACCCGGTCGTCGCCGCGAGGTACGCGTACGACGTCGTGCCGGTGACGGCACCGATGCTCATGGTCGTTCCCTTCCTGTCGGTGTTGCGGTCGCCCGGCCCATCGGGCGGCCACGGATCCGGAAGAGGTGTCTGACCTGCATTGACAGGTAATCGACAGGTCCGGCACAGACACGCCGCGCTTCCTGTGAATCCGGGGCCCGCCCGGGTCGCGGGCACCGCCCCCGGCCCGCCCGGCGGCACCGCCCGGAAGGTCGGGCGCGACGCCCTGGCGCCTGGGCGACGCCCCCGGCGAACCTGCCCGGGTCGCAGTCCGACCGGCCGATCCGGCCCCGTCACCAGGAGCACCGCATGACCAGCCACACGTTCGAGACGAGCACCGTCCGCACCACCCGACCCGCACGGTCGTCGACCGCCCGCGGCTGGGCCTGGACCGGCGTCGCCGCCGGGGTCCTGGGCCTCGCCTCGATCTGGACCTCGATGGCCGCCTCCGTCGACTGGGAGCGCAGCGCCGGCGACCCCGAGGCGATGATCGCCGACGCAGCCGACAAGCAGGGCGCGTACCTCGCGTTCCACGTCACCACGACGCTGTGCCTGCTCCTGCTGCCCGTCTTCGCGCTCGGCCTGGCCCGGCGGCTCGACCAGCAGGCTCCCGTCGGCTCGTTGCTGGTGGTGCTCATGGACCTCGACCTGGGCGACGGCTCGGGCATCGACGTGACCCGCGACGTGCTGGCCGGCCGACCCGACCTGCGCGTGCTCGTGCTCGTGCTCGTGCTCGTGCTCGTGCTCGTGGTGACGATGCACGAGGACGACGACGCGGTCGTCGCGGCCGTGCGGGCCGGTGCACGCGGGTACCTGGTGAATTCGGCGCCGCCCGACGCCGTCGAACGCGCGGTGCGTGCCGTGGCGGCGGGCGAGATGATCCTCGGCCCGGCGGTCGCCGAGCGTGCACTCGCGTACGTGCTGGGCGGACGCTCGGCCGTCCGGGTGCCGTTCCCCCGGCCGACCGCGAGCGCGAGGTGCTCGACCTGGTGGCCGCCGGGCACGACAACGCGGCGATCTCCCGTCGGCTGCACCTGAGCCCGAAGACCGTGCGCAACCACGTGGCGAACGTGCTGACCAAGGTCGAGGTGCCGGACCGGTCGGCGCTGATCGTGCGGGCGCGCGCGGAGGGCCTCGGCGGCGGGACCGTGTGAACGGCCACCCGTCGCGCGAGACCCTCCGGCGTCCTGCGGCTCAGACCCCCGTGCGGGCGATCTTGGTGTTGTGCGCCTGCGCACGCGGTCGCACGATCAGCAGGTCGACGTTGACGTGCGCGGGCCGGGTCAGGGTCCAGGTGATGGTGTCGGCGATGTCGTCGGCGACGAGCGGCAGGTAGCCCTCGTAGACCTTGGCGGCCTTCTCGGCGTCGCCGTCGAACCGCACGAGCGAGAACTCCTCGGTCGCGACGTTGCCGGGCGAGATCTCGATGACGCGCAACGGCTCGCCGACCAGCTCCCAGCGCAGCGTCTGGGTGAGCATGCGCTCGGCGTGCTTGACGCCGGTGTAGCCCGCGCCGCCCTCGTACGCGCCGTGCGCCGCGGTCGAGGTCACGATGAGGATGTCGCCGGCACCCGAGGCGCGCAGCAGCGGCAGCACGGCCTGCGTGACGCGCAGCGTGCCGAGCACGTTGAGCTCGTACATGCGGCGCCACAGCTCGAGGTCGGCGTCGGCGACGGGCTCCAGGCCGAGGGCACCGCCGGCGTTGTTGACGACCGCGTCCAGACCGCCCGTGGCGCCCAGGTACGCGGCGAGCCGCTCGATGTCCTCGGCGAGCGTGATGTCGGCGACGAACGCCTCGGCGCCGGTCTCCTCGGCGAGGGCCGCGAGCCGGTCGGCCCGACGGGCCAGGGCCACGACGTCCCACCCCTCGGCACGCAGGCGCCGCACGGTGGCCGCACCGATGCCGGACGAGGCCCCGGTGACGAGGGCACGGCGGGGTCGCGGGGCCGAGGGCTCGACCTGCTCGGGCTGCTGCGGGACGGCGGTGGACATGCGGGACTCTCCAGACGGGTGGTGGGACGAGAGGGACAGGCCCGGGACAGGGCCCTCAGAGGGCGGCGGCGACCTCGTCGAGCACGGTACCGAGCACCTCGAGCCCGAGGGCGGCCTCGTCCGGCGTGACGATGCACGGCGGGACGACGTGCACGCGGTTGTCGGCGACGAAGGGCAGCACGTCGCGGGCGAGCATCCCGGCCTTGATGCGCCCCATGATCGCCGGGCTCACGGGCGTGCGGGACTCCTGGTCGGCGACCAGCTCGACGGCCCAGAAGACCCCGAGGCCGCGCACCTCGCCGACGAGCGCGTTGCGCTCGGCGATCGCGGCCAGGCCCGGTCCGAGGACGTCGGTGCCGATCGCGGCCGCGTTCTCGACGACCTTCTCCTCGGTCATCGCGTCGAGCGTGGCCACGATCGCGGCCATGGCCAGGGGGTGCCCGGAGTACGTCAGGCCGCCGGGGAACACGCGGTCGTCGAAGCTCTTCGCGATGGGCTCGGAGATCATCACGCCGCCCGCGGGCACGTAGCCGGAGTTGACCCCCTTGGCGAACGTGACCAGGTCGGGCCGCACGTCGTAGTGGTCGAGGGCCAGCCATGCGCCGGTGCGCCCGAAGCCGGCCATGACCTCGTCGAGGATCAGCACGATCCCGTAGCGGTCCGCCAGGGCGCGCACACCCGGCAGGTAGCCGGGCGGCGGCACGAGCACGCCTGCGGTTCCCGGGATCGTCTCGAGCAGGATCGCGGCCACCGTGTCGGGGCCCTCGACCTGCAGGATGCGCTCGAGGTGGTGCAGCGCGCGCTCGCACTCCTCCTCGGGCGTGCTCGCCCAGAACTCCGTGCGGTACAGGTAGGGGCCGAAGACGTGCAGGTGGCCGCGCGCGTACTCGTTGGGCAGACGCCGCCAGTCGCCCGTGGCCACCACGGCCGCACCGGTGTTGCCGTGGTAGGAGCGGTACGCCGAGACGACCTTGTCGCGACCGGTGTGCAGGCGGGCCATCCGGATGGCGTTCTCGTTGGCGTCGGCGCCCGCATTGGTGAAGAAGATCTTGGAGAACCCGTCGGGGGCGTGCGCGAGGATGCGCTCGGCCGCCTCGCCGCGGGTCCGGTTCGCCGTCGCCGGCGCGATCGTGGTCAGGACCGCGGCCTGCTCCTGGATCGCGGCGACCACCTTGGGGTGCTGGTGGCCGATGTTCGTGTTGACCAGCTGCGAGGAGAGGTCGAGGTAGCGCCGCCCGGACTCGTCCCAGACGTGGCTGCCGGACCCGCCGGCGATGGCCATCGGGCTCAGGTGCGCCTGCGCTGACCACGAGTGGAACACGTGCGCGCGGTCGAGCTGCAGGGTGGTGTCGTCCTCGTGGCTGCTCATGGAGCCTTCTCCTCGGTGTGCGTGCTGACCTGGGAACTGTCGGGCCGGTGCGGTGCGGCGGGCGCGAGGCGCGCCGCACCGCACCGGCGCTCAGATCAGTTCCCGCCCTCGTTGAGGGTGACGTCGATCGGTGCCCAGTCGGCGCCGACGACGTCGACACCCTCCTCCGTGAGCTCGGCGAGCGCCTTCTTGACGTACTCCGTCGAGTAGGCGGACTCCGGCGGCTCCTGCGTGATGATCGACGCACCGGTCTCGTT
Coding sequences within:
- a CDS encoding aspartate aminotransferase family protein; amino-acid sequence: MSSHEDDTTLQLDRAHVFHSWSAQAHLSPMAIAGGSGSHVWDESGRRYLDLSSQLVNTNIGHQHPKVVAAIQEQAAVLTTIAPATANRTRGEAAERILAHAPDGFSKIFFTNAGADANENAIRMARLHTGRDKVVSAYRSYHGNTGAAVVATGDWRRLPNEYARGHLHVFGPYLYRTEFWASTPEEECERALHHLERILQVEGPDTVAAILLETIPGTAGVLVPPPGYLPGVRALADRYGIVLILDEVMAGFGRTGAWLALDHYDVRPDLVTFAKGVNSGYVPAGGVMISEPIAKSFDDRVFPGGLTYSGHPLAMAAIVATLDAMTEEKVVENAAAIGTDVLGPGLAAIAERNALVGEVRGLGVFWAVELVADQESRTPVSPAIMGRIKAGMLARDVLPFVADNRVHVVPPCIVTPDEAALGLEVLGTVLDEVAAAL